The Peribacillus sp. FSL E2-0218 genome contains a region encoding:
- a CDS encoding lactate permease LctP family transporter, producing MTWTQNFTPITDHLILSSLVALIPILYFFWALAIRRMKGYLAGLTTLLVALAVAVSVYGMPAGKALMSASQGAVYGLLPIGWIIITSVFLYKMTVKSGQFNIIRSSVLSLTEDRRLQALLVAFSFGAFLEGAAGFGAPVAISAALLVGLGFNPLYAAGICLIANTAPVAFGAVGIPIIAMEGPTGIAAMEISKMVGRQLPFLSAFIPLYLILIMAGWKRSLEVLPAILVSGSSFAITQYVSSNFLGPELPDILSALVSLFALAIFLKFWKPKTIFRFASEETAASAEPLNESSEKEPVYTKGQIVHAWSPFLLLTFFITIWGISPVKLALTGHYEGHNFLLGGINELGKLVTFQVEVPGLHNAIIGGNGQPIAAFFKLELIGAAGTAILLAAIVTKFLVHMPVKDFFTTFAEAMGELAKPILMISSVVAFAYVTNASGMSTTLGMTLAKSGDLFPFFAPVLGWLGVFITGSDTSANLLFGSLQKVTALKVGMEPVLALAANSSGGVTGKMISPQSIAIACAAVGLAGRESELLRFTIKHSLFLLLLVCMITFLQNGVLSWMIP from the coding sequence ATGACCTGGACACAAAACTTTACCCCGATCACTGATCATTTAATTTTATCTTCTCTTGTTGCACTCATCCCCATCCTTTACTTTTTCTGGGCTCTTGCCATCAGAAGGATGAAGGGCTACTTGGCTGGATTAACGACGTTACTTGTAGCTCTTGCGGTGGCTGTATCGGTCTATGGAATGCCTGCAGGAAAGGCGTTGATGTCCGCTTCACAAGGAGCGGTCTACGGACTGCTGCCAATCGGATGGATCATCATCACCTCCGTATTTTTGTACAAAATGACGGTGAAAAGCGGCCAATTCAATATTATTCGGTCTTCGGTCCTTTCACTTACCGAAGACCGGCGCCTGCAAGCATTATTGGTGGCCTTTTCCTTCGGGGCCTTTTTGGAAGGCGCCGCTGGATTTGGCGCGCCTGTGGCAATTTCGGCCGCCCTTTTAGTCGGACTCGGGTTTAACCCGCTATATGCCGCCGGTATTTGCTTGATCGCAAACACGGCGCCGGTTGCTTTCGGCGCCGTTGGCATACCGATCATCGCGATGGAAGGGCCAACTGGCATTGCGGCGATGGAGATATCGAAAATGGTCGGCCGTCAGCTGCCATTCCTTTCGGCTTTCATCCCGCTTTACCTGATTTTGATCATGGCTGGATGGAAAAGATCGCTGGAGGTCTTGCCGGCCATTTTGGTTTCCGGCTCTTCCTTTGCCATCACCCAGTATGTAAGCTCGAATTTCCTCGGCCCTGAGCTGCCGGATATCCTTTCTGCGTTAGTGTCACTCTTTGCCTTAGCGATCTTTCTTAAATTCTGGAAGCCTAAAACGATCTTTCGCTTTGCATCCGAGGAAACGGCTGCATCTGCCGAACCGCTGAATGAGTCGTCCGAGAAAGAACCAGTGTACACGAAAGGGCAGATCGTCCATGCGTGGTCGCCATTCCTGCTATTGACATTTTTCATAACCATTTGGGGGATAAGCCCGGTAAAACTGGCGCTGACTGGCCATTATGAAGGCCATAACTTTCTGCTGGGGGGAATCAATGAACTTGGAAAACTAGTAACCTTCCAAGTGGAAGTGCCGGGGCTGCATAATGCAATTATCGGAGGAAACGGCCAGCCGATAGCCGCTTTCTTTAAATTGGAGCTGATTGGTGCGGCGGGAACGGCGATTTTACTGGCTGCCATCGTTACGAAGTTCCTGGTCCATATGCCGGTAAAAGATTTTTTCACCACCTTTGCCGAAGCGATGGGCGAGTTGGCGAAACCGATCTTGATGATTTCTTCCGTTGTCGCCTTTGCCTACGTTACGAATGCCTCGGGCATGTCGACAACTTTAGGGATGACCCTTGCGAAATCGGGGGATTTGTTTCCGTTCTTCGCACCGGTTCTTGGCTGGCTAGGTGTGTTCATAACCGGCTCGGATACATCAGCCAATCTCTTGTTTGGCAGTCTTCAGAAGGTGACGGCGCTTAAGGTCGGAATGGAACCGGTCCTGGCGCTTGCAGCAAACTCTTCCGGAGGGGTGACGGGGAAGATGATTTCACCTCAATCGATCGCGATTGCTTGTGCCGCCGTTGGACTGGCCGGCAGGGAATCGGAGTTATTGAGATTCACGATCAAACATAGTTTATTCTTATTGCTGCTCGTTTGCATGATTACCTTCTTGCAAAATGGCGTCCTTTCCTGGATGATACCATAA
- a CDS encoding FadR/GntR family transcriptional regulator: MVYKKIKPKKIYEVVSDELYEMIRSGTLKPGEQLDSIQQLAENFQVGRPAIREALSALSSMGLIEIKQGEGTFVKTFDPAIMNHPLTAALLMDQDNIKHLLEVRKILESGTAEVAAKKRTNDNLTELKKRLSHMKNVSDDEELSDKADIAFHVAVANASQNELLISLMNHVSELMTEKMRDIRRYALYSEEMSLNQLYQQHARIYEAIVDQDEAGARDAMLFHLQSVEESLDGVIKKNQQGNH; the protein is encoded by the coding sequence TTGGTATACAAAAAAATAAAGCCGAAAAAAATTTATGAAGTCGTCAGCGATGAACTTTATGAAATGATTCGGTCTGGTACCCTGAAGCCAGGTGAACAATTGGATTCCATCCAGCAGCTTGCGGAAAATTTCCAAGTCGGGCGCCCGGCCATCCGTGAGGCACTAAGTGCATTAAGCTCAATGGGCCTCATCGAAATCAAGCAAGGGGAAGGCACATTCGTGAAAACCTTCGACCCAGCCATCATGAATCATCCCTTGACTGCTGCGCTTTTGATGGATCAAGATAATATCAAGCATTTGCTCGAGGTTCGAAAAATCCTCGAATCCGGTACGGCAGAAGTTGCTGCGAAGAAACGAACGAATGATAACCTTACCGAACTGAAGAAAAGGCTTTCCCATATGAAAAATGTCTCCGACGATGAAGAATTGAGTGATAAAGCCGATATCGCTTTTCATGTTGCCGTCGCAAACGCTTCACAAAATGAGTTGCTGATTTCCTTGATGAACCACGTTTCAGAATTAATGACGGAAAAGATGCGGGATATCCGCAGGTATGCCTTATATTCCGAGGAAATGTCGCTTAATCAGCTCTATCAGCAACATGCGCGGATTTATGAGGCCATCGTTGACCAAGATGAAGCCGGAGCGCGTGATGCCATGCTGTTTCATCTGCAAAGTGTCGAGGAATCATTGGATGGGGTCATCAAAAAAAATCAACAAGGGAATCACTGA
- a CDS encoding (Fe-S)-binding protein has translation MKVTLFATCLVDLFHANVGKATVELLERLGCEIDFPESQICCGQPAYNSGYTKDSKEAMKKMIKTFADAEYIVTPSGSCAAMFKEYPVLFQGDVEWEKKAVSLAAKTYELTQFIVDVLKVTDVGATFKGRATYHTSCHMTRLLNVKEAPAILLSHVNGLEMTPLPDAQNCCGFGGTFSVKMGDISGQMVEEKVCNIQDTGADFLIGGDAGCLMNIGGRIQRKGEPIRVLHIAEVLNSK, from the coding sequence TTGAAAGTGACTCTCTTTGCGACATGCTTAGTTGATCTGTTTCATGCCAATGTCGGTAAAGCGACGGTGGAGCTGCTAGAGAGATTGGGCTGTGAGATCGACTTCCCGGAATCCCAGATATGCTGCGGACAGCCGGCATATAATAGCGGGTATACAAAGGATTCGAAGGAAGCGATGAAAAAAATGATCAAAACCTTCGCAGACGCTGAATACATCGTCACTCCTTCCGGCTCCTGTGCGGCGATGTTCAAGGAATATCCGGTTCTTTTTCAAGGCGATGTTGAATGGGAAAAGAAAGCTGTCTCTTTAGCGGCGAAAACCTATGAATTGACCCAGTTCATCGTCGATGTCTTGAAGGTCACCGATGTCGGGGCAACCTTCAAGGGAAGGGCGACTTATCATACTTCATGCCATATGACAAGGCTGCTTAACGTGAAGGAGGCCCCTGCGATTTTATTAAGCCATGTAAATGGCCTTGAGATGACCCCTCTTCCAGATGCCCAAAACTGCTGCGGATTCGGCGGCACGTTTTCGGTTAAGATGGGCGATATTTCCGGTCAAATGGTGGAGGAGAAGGTGTGCAATATTCAAGACACCGGGGCCGATTTTTTAATAGGCGGCGATGCAGGATGCTTGATGAATATCGGCGGACGCATCCAAAGGAAAGGGGAACCGATTCGGGTGCTTCATATTGCGGAAGTGCTGAATAGTAAATAA
- a CDS encoding LutB/LldF family L-lactate oxidation iron-sulfur protein, whose amino-acid sequence MAMKTSSAKFKERVDEGIHNDFMRMAVSSAQERLHGRRLTAVDELGNWEDWRSLGQEIRQHVLANLDFYLHQLAANVSKRGGHVFFAETAEEASGYIKDVIVDKKAKKIVKSKSMVTEEINLNASLEAIGLDVVETDLGEYILQVDDHDPPSHIVAPALHKNKEQIRDVFKEKLAYTQTEKPEELTAHVRGILRKDFLSADVGITGCNFAIAETGSIGLVTNEGNADLVTALPKTQITVMGMERLVPTFDEFEVLVSLLTRSAVGQRLTSYITALTGPRDEGDVDGPEEFHLVIVDNGRSSILGTEFQSVLQCIRCAACINVCPVYRQVGGHSYGSIYPGPIGAVLSPLLGGYDDFKELPYASTLCAACTDACPVKIPLHDLLRKHREVIVEKEKMAPFSEKMAMKAFGIGAASPMLYKFGSKMVPSAMSPFKTGDSISKGPGPLKNWTESREFPAPGKESFRDWFKHREKGGNPS is encoded by the coding sequence ATGGCAATGAAAACGAGCTCGGCCAAGTTTAAAGAACGGGTGGATGAAGGAATACATAATGATTTTATGCGCATGGCCGTATCGAGTGCCCAAGAACGATTGCATGGACGGAGGCTGACGGCGGTTGATGAATTGGGCAATTGGGAGGATTGGCGTTCCCTTGGGCAAGAAATCCGGCAGCATGTCCTCGCCAACCTTGACTTCTATTTGCACCAGCTTGCAGCAAATGTTTCGAAACGGGGCGGTCACGTTTTTTTCGCGGAGACGGCTGAAGAAGCAAGCGGTTACATCAAGGATGTGATTGTGGATAAGAAGGCCAAGAAAATCGTGAAATCCAAATCGATGGTCACGGAAGAGATCAATTTGAATGCTTCCCTTGAAGCGATTGGCCTCGATGTCGTGGAAACGGATCTTGGCGAATACATATTACAGGTGGATGATCATGATCCCCCTTCCCATATCGTCGCACCTGCCCTTCATAAAAATAAAGAACAAATTAGGGATGTTTTCAAAGAGAAGCTTGCCTATACCCAAACCGAAAAACCGGAAGAACTAACTGCCCATGTCAGAGGCATCCTCCGAAAGGATTTCCTAAGCGCCGATGTGGGGATTACGGGCTGTAATTTTGCAATAGCGGAAACGGGCTCGATCGGTTTGGTGACGAATGAAGGGAATGCCGATTTGGTCACCGCCCTTCCCAAAACGCAAATTACCGTGATGGGAATGGAACGGCTCGTCCCCACTTTCGATGAATTCGAGGTCCTTGTCAGCCTCTTGACAAGAAGCGCCGTCGGTCAACGATTGACCAGCTACATCACTGCTCTCACCGGACCGCGAGATGAAGGCGATGTCGACGGCCCCGAGGAATTCCATCTGGTGATCGTCGATAACGGACGTTCCTCCATATTAGGAACCGAGTTTCAATCCGTCCTGCAATGCATCCGCTGTGCTGCCTGCATTAATGTATGCCCGGTTTATCGCCAGGTTGGCGGCCATTCATACGGATCCATTTATCCAGGGCCAATCGGGGCCGTGCTATCCCCCTTGCTCGGAGGATATGATGATTTCAAGGAGCTTCCATATGCGTCGACTCTCTGTGCAGCCTGCACAGATGCCTGTCCGGTTAAGATTCCGCTTCACGATCTACTAAGAAAGCATCGTGAAGTCATAGTGGAAAAGGAAAAAATGGCTCCATTTTCAGAAAAGATGGCGATGAAGGCATTCGGGATCGGGGCAGCTTCCCCCATGCTTTATAAGTTCGGTTCCAAAATGGTCCCTTCTGCCATGTCTCCTTTCAAAACGGGAGACAGCATCTCAAAAGGGCCGGGACCGCTGAAAAATTGGACGGAAAGCCGTGAGTTTCCTGCGCCAGGTAAAGAGAGCTTTCGGGACTGGTTCAAACATCGTGAGAAGGGGGGAAACCCATCATGA
- a CDS encoding lactate utilization protein C: protein MMKGTIHNEGTFLANIAKKLGRPLITEGISPPVWKNAPQREVLKHATPNDLVEELQEQCKRVHTDFHLTDTTQVKHRLNQVIEQLGNGPLIIPNDDRFSEYELDELLLEKDTFVWDHHAGRKNIEKAERANIGITFSEMTLAESATVVLFSSKDHGRSISFLPSCHISIIPKSTIIARMTQAAAAIRSKVARGEVVPSCINFITGPSNSADIEMDLVVGVHGPIKAVYIVIEDK from the coding sequence ATCATGAAGGGGACCATCCATAATGAAGGGACGTTCTTAGCCAATATTGCCAAAAAACTAGGAAGGCCTCTTATAACCGAAGGGATTTCACCGCCCGTTTGGAAGAACGCCCCTCAAAGGGAGGTTTTGAAACATGCGACACCAAATGATCTTGTCGAGGAATTGCAGGAACAATGCAAACGGGTCCATACCGATTTTCACCTGACCGATACAACGCAAGTGAAGCATCGGTTGAATCAGGTGATCGAGCAGCTTGGTAACGGCCCCTTGATCATCCCGAACGACGATCGATTTTCAGAGTATGAATTGGATGAATTATTATTGGAAAAAGACACGTTTGTATGGGACCATCACGCAGGCAGAAAAAACATCGAAAAAGCCGAGCGTGCAAACATCGGAATCACATTCAGTGAAATGACGCTGGCAGAATCAGCGACCGTTGTCTTGTTCAGTAGCAAAGATCATGGCCGATCCATCAGCTTCCTTCCCTCCTGCCATATTTCGATCATCCCGAAAAGCACAATCATTGCGCGAATGACCCAAGCTGCAGCGGCCATCCGTTCAAAAGTCGCCCGTGGTGAAGTCGTTCCTTCCTGCATTAATTTCATAACGGGACCGAGCAATTCGGCCGATATCGAAATGGATCTTGTCGTTGGCGTCCACGGGCCCATCAAGGCAGTCTATATCGTCATCGAAGATAAATAG
- a CDS encoding M42 family metallopeptidase yields MAQLDETLRMLRDLTDAKGIAGNESEVRNVMAEYITPYADEISSDGLGSLIAMKTGDANGPKIVVTGHMDEVGFMITQIDEKGFLRFQPVGGWWSQVMLAQRVTIVTGKGDVTGIIGSKPPHILSAEARKKPIDIKDMFIDIGASSKEEVKEWGVKPGDMVVPYFEFTVMNNEKMLLAKAWDNRIGCAIAIDVLKQLKDSEHPNVVYGIGAVQEEVGLRGSKTSTFKIQPDIGFAVDVGIAGDTPGISDKEAMSKMGDGPQIVIYDASMVAHKGLRDFVTDTADEMNIPYQYESIPGGGTDAGSIHLTANGVPALAITIATRYIHSHAAMLHRDDYENAVKLIVEVIKRLDREAVDRIIYE; encoded by the coding sequence ATGGCTCAATTGGATGAAACGTTACGAATGCTGCGGGACTTAACGGATGCCAAAGGCATTGCAGGCAATGAAAGTGAAGTAAGAAACGTGATGGCTGAATACATAACACCTTATGCCGATGAAATTTCCAGTGATGGGTTGGGAAGCCTGATTGCCATGAAGACGGGTGACGCAAACGGTCCGAAGATCGTGGTCACTGGCCATATGGACGAAGTTGGCTTCATGATCACCCAAATCGATGAAAAAGGATTTTTGCGCTTTCAGCCTGTAGGAGGCTGGTGGTCGCAGGTGATGCTTGCCCAACGCGTGACGATCGTGACGGGTAAAGGCGATGTAACCGGCATCATCGGTTCCAAACCGCCGCATATCCTGTCAGCCGAGGCGAGGAAAAAGCCAATCGATATTAAGGATATGTTCATTGATATAGGGGCATCAAGCAAGGAAGAAGTTAAAGAATGGGGCGTCAAGCCAGGGGACATGGTCGTGCCATATTTTGAGTTCACGGTCATGAATAATGAAAAGATGCTGCTTGCCAAAGCTTGGGATAATCGCATTGGCTGTGCCATCGCCATAGATGTGCTGAAGCAGCTGAAGGATAGCGAACATCCCAATGTCGTCTACGGGATCGGTGCGGTGCAGGAAGAAGTGGGACTGCGCGGCTCGAAAACATCGACATTCAAGATCCAGCCGGATATCGGTTTTGCCGTCGATGTCGGCATTGCTGGTGATACACCGGGGATATCCGATAAAGAAGCGATGAGTAAAATGGGGGACGGCCCGCAAATCGTCATATATGATGCATCGATGGTGGCACATAAGGGGTTGCGCGATTTCGTCACCGACACGGCCGATGAAATGAATATTCCTTATCAATATGAATCGATTCCAGGCGGTGGGACAGATGCCGGCTCCATCCACTTGACGGCGAATGGAGTGCCTGCATTGGCGATCACGATTGCAACCCGCTACATTCATTCGCATGCAGCCATGCTGCACCGGGACGATTACGAGAATGCGGTCAAGCTCATTGTCGAAGTGATCAAACGCTTGGACCGTGAAGCCGTAGATCGAATCATTTACGAATAA
- a CDS encoding dUTP diphosphatase, which produces MNIGKLLDMQAGLDEHIQAKHDLGAENLIERKVLALLVELGELANETRCFKFWSLKGPAEKETILAEYVDGIHFILSLGIELGFVPEIRSDSKKHEADLTAQFIAIYGYISEFRTKLTESSYQKVFAEYLSLGEMLGFSAADVEQAYVSKNEVNYERQKQGY; this is translated from the coding sequence ATGAACATAGGAAAATTATTGGACATGCAGGCGGGTTTGGATGAACATATTCAAGCGAAGCATGATTTGGGTGCTGAAAACTTGATTGAACGGAAGGTCCTCGCCCTTCTGGTGGAGCTTGGGGAGCTGGCCAATGAAACGAGATGCTTTAAATTCTGGAGCCTTAAAGGTCCTGCCGAGAAAGAGACGATATTGGCTGAATACGTGGATGGCATTCATTTCATTCTGTCACTCGGGATCGAACTTGGTTTCGTACCGGAAATCCGATCGGACTCCAAAAAGCACGAGGCCGATCTGACGGCTCAATTCATTGCGATTTATGGCTATATCAGTGAATTCCGTACAAAGTTGACCGAATCATCGTATCAAAAGGTATTTGCGGAGTATCTATCTTTAGGGGAGATGCTCGGATTTTCCGCAGCGGATGTGGAACAGGCATACGTGAGCAAGAATGAAGTGAACTATGAACGCCAAAAGCAAGGCTACTGA
- a CDS encoding sigma-w pathway protein ysdB, which produces MVLIMRFVLLALIIFFIYTVIKYLSNPKRKLELAHEQKKYFLLDDTANIRKNFLLTYNGVMFEGEKYLGTTERSFEIISIFIWPKTVAGLKGLKRNDFLKIETAIKKQYPDAVIDWKSPVKEFLKKE; this is translated from the coding sequence ATGGTATTGATCATGCGGTTCGTTCTTTTGGCTCTTATCATCTTCTTCATATACACAGTCATCAAATACCTATCGAACCCGAAAAGAAAATTAGAGCTGGCACATGAACAGAAAAAGTATTTTCTTCTCGACGATACAGCCAATATCCGCAAGAATTTTTTGTTGACGTATAACGGGGTCATGTTTGAAGGGGAAAAGTATTTGGGAACGACGGAACGCTCCTTCGAGATCATATCGATCTTCATATGGCCTAAAACGGTCGCCGGATTGAAAGGCTTGAAGAGAAATGACTTCTTGAAAATCGAGACAGCGATAAAAAAACAATATCCAGATGCGGTTATCGATTGGAAAAGTCCGGTTAAGGAATTTTTGAAAAAAGAATGA
- a CDS encoding VTT domain-containing protein, which translates to MNDKLTLVMSYVQSGSVFAPLIFITFHLLRQFLFIPVIVVCISGGVLFGAAFGTIYSIIGLTLSSMVFYFVIGKFPKTKDKLLRLKNKLFGNRKLNSRQIAVLRLIPFIHFYLLSLCLLESNKGLKNYFYLSFMTNIPVAFVYTVFGHYIADFSPTLIVIILLSLTVLLYLLREKQTVVPWKEFFRSHE; encoded by the coding sequence ATGAATGATAAACTGACACTTGTGATGAGCTACGTCCAATCCGGCAGTGTGTTCGCACCATTGATTTTTATCACGTTTCATTTGTTACGGCAATTTTTATTCATTCCCGTCATTGTCGTCTGCATATCAGGCGGGGTGTTATTCGGGGCAGCTTTCGGAACCATTTATTCGATAATCGGCTTGACGTTATCGAGCATGGTCTTTTATTTCGTGATAGGCAAATTTCCAAAAACCAAGGATAAGCTTCTGCGGCTTAAGAATAAGCTATTCGGAAACCGGAAGCTGAACAGCCGGCAGATTGCCGTGCTGCGGCTCATCCCGTTCATCCATTTCTATTTATTGTCGCTATGCTTATTGGAATCGAATAAAGGGTTGAAAAATTATTTTTACCTATCCTTCATGACCAATATCCCCGTTGCCTTCGTCTACACGGTATTTGGCCACTATATTGCAGATTTCAGCCCGACGCTGATCGTCATCATTTTATTATCCCTAACCGTCTTGCTCTATTTATTGAGGGAGAAGCAAACCGTCGTCCCCTGGAAGGAATTCTTCCGATCACATGAATAG
- a CDS encoding DUF1294 domain-containing protein: MQGVWIIVAYMVITNIIGFAIMGIDKRKARAREYRISEKTLWFWAFIGGGTGSFLGMRHFRHKTKHAAFKWGLPLLMVIQLGLIIKIFIQ; the protein is encoded by the coding sequence ATGCAGGGAGTTTGGATCATCGTGGCGTATATGGTCATCACAAACATCATCGGATTTGCGATAATGGGAATCGACAAAAGGAAAGCGCGTGCCCGTGAATACCGGATCAGTGAAAAGACACTATGGTTTTGGGCGTTCATCGGCGGAGGGACAGGATCATTTTTGGGGATGAGGCATTTTCGCCATAAGACGAAGCATGCTGCATTCAAATGGGGCCTGCCCCTGTTGATGGTCATCCAGTTAGGCTTAATCATCAAGATATTCATTCAATAG
- the rplT gene encoding 50S ribosomal protein L20, whose protein sequence is MPRVKGGTVTRKRRKKVIKLAKGYYGAKHILFKVANQQVMKSGNYAFRDRRQKKRDFRKLWITRINAAARINGLSYSRLMHGLKLAGIEVNRKMLADLAVADEQAFAQLATAAKQQLDK, encoded by the coding sequence ATGCCACGTGTAAAAGGCGGTACTGTTACTCGCAAACGTCGTAAAAAGGTAATAAAATTAGCTAAAGGTTACTATGGCGCGAAACATATTCTTTTCAAAGTAGCTAACCAACAAGTAATGAAGTCAGGAAACTATGCTTTCCGTGACCGTCGTCAAAAGAAACGTGATTTCCGCAAACTTTGGATCACTCGTATCAACGCAGCTGCACGCATCAACGGTCTTTCTTACAGCCGTTTAATGCATGGTCTAAAGCTTGCTGGTATCGAAGTGAACCGCAAAATGCTTGCTGATCTTGCTGTTGCTGACGAACAAGCTTTTGCTCAATTAGCAACTGCTGCTAAACAACAATTAGACAAATAA
- the rpmI gene encoding 50S ribosomal protein L35, with product MPKMKTHRGSAKRFKKTGSGKLKRSNAYTSHLFANKSTKQKRKLRKASLVSKGDFKRIRHMLDNIK from the coding sequence ATGCCTAAAATGAAAACTCACCGCGGGTCTGCTAAACGTTTCAAAAAGACTGGATCCGGCAAACTTAAGCGTTCTAACGCTTACACAAGCCATTTATTTGCTAACAAATCTACTAAGCAAAAGCGTAAGCTTCGCAAAGCTAGCCTTGTAAGCAAAGGTGACTTCAAACGTATTCGTCATATGTTAGACAACATTAAATAA
- the infC gene encoding translation initiation factor IF-3, with protein sequence MVNEGIRAREVRLIDQNGEQLGIKTKFEALEIAARVNLDLVLVAANAKPPVARIMDYGKHRFEQQKKDKEARKNQKVISLKEVRLSPTIEEHDFNTKLRNGIKFLEKGDKVKASIRFKGRAITHKEIGQRVLVRFSEACKEVATIEQHPKMDGRSMFIILAPKAEK encoded by the coding sequence ATGGTAAACGAGGGCATCCGAGCCCGTGAAGTTCGTCTTATTGACCAAAACGGAGAACAACTTGGAATTAAAACGAAATTCGAAGCATTGGAAATTGCCGCTCGTGTAAATCTTGATCTAGTTTTAGTTGCTGCAAATGCAAAGCCTCCGGTAGCCCGGATTATGGACTACGGAAAACACCGCTTCGAGCAGCAAAAGAAAGACAAGGAAGCACGTAAGAATCAAAAGGTCATCAGTCTGAAAGAGGTTCGCTTGAGCCCGACGATTGAAGAGCATGATTTCAATACGAAGCTTCGCAACGGTATTAAATTCCTTGAAAAAGGCGATAAAGTAAAAGCTTCTATCCGATTCAAAGGACGTGCCATTACGCATAAGGAAATTGGTCAACGTGTACTCGTTCGTTTTTCTGAAGCATGTAAAGAAGTGGCTACAATCGAGCAACATCCAAAAATGGATGGACGCAGCATGTTCATCATCTTAGCACCAAAAGCTGAAAAGTAA
- a CDS encoding GNAT family N-acetyltransferase: MEIRKASRKDAEELAALFNHVEDSGFMLFNPGERKATNIQMEKQIEQIEKNPHSVFLVAASGHDLHGYLLLVGNGLERTRHSAKIVNGIKEGERGKGIGSSLFQEMEEFARLNGIRRLELSVIANNVHALSLYAKMEFEQEGVKRESLFFDGKYHDEYVLSKLL; this comes from the coding sequence ATGGAAATCAGAAAGGCTTCGCGGAAAGATGCGGAGGAGTTGGCAGCTTTGTTCAATCATGTTGAAGATTCAGGGTTTATGCTGTTCAACCCCGGTGAAAGAAAAGCGACGAACATCCAAATGGAAAAACAAATCGAGCAAATCGAAAAAAATCCCCATTCCGTATTCCTTGTTGCTGCAAGCGGCCATGATTTGCATGGTTATTTACTGTTAGTCGGGAACGGGCTCGAAAGAACGAGGCATTCAGCCAAGATCGTCAACGGCATTAAGGAAGGTGAGCGGGGGAAAGGCATCGGGTCGAGTCTATTCCAGGAAATGGAGGAGTTTGCCCGCCTAAACGGAATCCGGCGCCTTGAATTGTCCGTCATCGCAAATAATGTTCATGCCCTCTCGCTGTATGCTAAGATGGAGTTTGAACAAGAAGGCGTAAAGCGTGAATCGCTGTTTTTTGATGGAAAGTATCATGATGAATATGTTTTGTCCAAATTACTTTGA